The following DNA comes from Dioscorea cayenensis subsp. rotundata cultivar TDr96_F1 unplaced genomic scaffold, TDr96_F1_v2_PseudoChromosome.rev07_lg8_w22 25.fasta BLBR01000628.1, whole genome shotgun sequence.
taacataataagttttattggttaaaaaaaagcataatttCATGGTAGGGCATAACAGAAAACATTTCAttgaaaagaattatttttaaaaaattcaaaataagcaGGCTCTTCATAGGGTAACCAAGCATGTTAAAGGTATTTTAGGAATTCTCAtgattctattaatttttttttgacatataTCAAATTGAGATCCACATAAATATTCGAgcttctatattttctttctaataAGTTGAGATCTACATAAGCattcataatatatagaaaCACCTTTCGCTAATCACAAAAGAACTCATTTCATCTCATTCAAAATTATGCAACTTATTTCTAGAAATAATCCATCTTATGCTCCCAAACAATAGGTTCATGTGCGTGAAATTTATTAGACAACAATTCTATGCAAATTTGATTTCCTAGAAAATCACTTTCAGCCATGTTTGCATTTTGTAGAACATTCGTTGCGTTGTTGAATAAAATAATAGCTTGTACCATTACTATTCATCAGTCTCAACTTTAATCCTTTGGCAAACACTATTATTTGTCCTGATAATttacttaaaatattaattatttggaCATTAGGTGGCATTTGACTTGACATAGGAAGGACATTAATTATAGAAGATTAGTCATGCTAGATTTTTCTTCAAAGCAGAAGTACATGTACAAAtctatgaaaatttatatttatattatacccatatctaaattaatatttataaatacatgATTCAggtcatttttgtattttttatgaatatttacatatatacccccATCAAGTTCATATTTACACTGATAGCcatatgaaaattatatttacaagTACACCCCAAGAAATGCTCATATTTGCATATACTGCCTATAAGAATCatagttatatttttaaaagaaaatttcacaTATAACCCgtacataaattcaaatttagtaTAAACCTATATAAAAGTTTATATTTGCATATACACCATATAAAAGCTTATACTTTTATCATACACCCCCATAAAATGCATATTTTTGTAATACCCATagcaaatttataaatatgctAATGTACAAAAGAGTtttagagtatatatatatacccttaaaAATTACATAAGTATATATGCCTTATAAAAGTGTCTATTTGCTTATATGATTCCTGGTTTATATAaaagacattttttttatgatgtatttgtgcaAACATACGAAAATATAGGAGTTAAGGAGGggcatatgtgtatatatatgtgtgtgattTAATATCAGTGCATAAGAAAATATACACTTTTATTTAAGCATATATGcttaatatcttatattttggtGCCATATATTAAAACTGGACTTGCAAAGAgtgtatatgaatatatataaatttttatccaaTTATATGcacaaatatgaattttttggaATGCATACTAAACTTTATGGAGTTGTAAACATAAatatgaactatatatatatatatatatatatataatatatatatatatatatatatatatgaacaattaCGAGATGtaatgcaaatataaatatgaatgcatatgtaaatttaaatttattgggCTTACgtaactataaattttttttagggatCTGCAAGTAAATTTGcttcgaaaaataaaaaaaattactaatggAATAACTGACCGTGTGTTAGCTAAAAGACAAATATTGACCCTGATAATCTGATATAGTGGGTTGAGGACCAATTTGAAATCAATTTCGGTTTGGGGACCAAAGTGAATTTTGAGCATACTTTGAGGACCAATTTGAAAGCAAGTAGTACTTTTTTTAACTTCATTTCTTTAGCAAAATCATTGTTACCACATTCatgattttaaaattctttttagaTAAATGAAATAGCCAGCAATCAAATCTATTTTctggataaaataaaatattctctTAGTTCTTTTCATGTCAACACTTGTTAGAGCTTCTAAATATGATATAGCTACTCACAAATCTGATAGTAGGAGGGTATCTAGTTTTGTGCTTTCCTTGCTTCTTTCTCTGTTTTTGTActtctatttttcatgtttttttttaataaagtcaGTGGTTTATTAacccttatttaaaaaaaatctagttttGTACAAGTCAAGCATCTAAGCTTTTCTACAAAACATTTGAAGAGATTAGAGTCAACCTTGTCTCCTTCATCCTCCTTTGTTTGGCGATATTTTATGGGTTTTTACATTGtcaaaaattaatgtaatttattatcttgaattttttaaaaattcatttccATTTTTAATGACCTTTAACATTTATTGATTCgcatcatttattattattattattattattttattttagagttactgatttgtttcttcaatggACAATTTATTGATCtacatcatttatttttttttattttttatttttttattttagagttaTTAATTGTTTTCATCAATCACACCCAACAACTAGGTACAACTCCATGAGAGACAAGATACAATGAATCACTTGAAGGATGCCTATAACAATAGAGGTTGCCTTTTTGGAAGTTGTTCTTTTAATTTGTGGGCTAATTACAAGATTAGCCAAAGTTCAATCAAGTTATATAAAGAGATCAATAACTCGAAGGCGGAACATGATGCTCAAAGAAATACTGAGACACAACTTCCAAGAGCGCTTTGGAGATCGCTACTCAGATGACTCTTGTGGGCAACACTATCAAGCtaaatcttgagaaagttcGTGGTTACTTGGTAGATGACGATGTATCCATGGTGGGGATTTGGGGCATGGGAGGGGTCGGAAAGACAACTCTCTTGAATGAAATCAATAACTCATTACTTGGTGGTAATACTAATCCGGGGTTCAATTATGTCATCTCTCTGGTGGTTTCAAAAGAACCTCAATTTGAGAAGCTTCAAAATGAGATATCTAAAAGGTTAGGATTGCCTTCTTACTCCGGGAAAAGTGAcatatttgagtttttgaaaaagaagaacTTTTTGCTGCTATTAGATGATATATGGAAGAGAGTGGACCTTCCTGAAGACCTTGGTATTCCACTTCCACTCCGTCAAAGCCGAAATTCCAAAAATGGAGGTCAAAGCTACAAGCGCAAGGTGATCTTCACAACCAGAGATGATGATGTGTGTGCTCGTATGAATGCTCACAAGAAGATCAAAGTTGAATGTATAGATAAAGAAGCATGGCATCTTTTCAAGCAGTTCGCAAATGAAGAGATCATCAATTCTAGTGTTGTTATTGAAAACCTAGCAAAGGAAGTTATGGAGAAGTGCTCTGGTTTACCACTTGCCCTTAAAGTTATTGGTAGAGCCACGTCGAATATGAAGACACCTGAAGAGTGGCGTCACATGCTGAGGTCGTTAATTAAGACGGATGTCAGGACTGTTACTGGTATGGAAGAATCATTGTTTCACAACCTAAAGGTTAGTTATGATAATTTGGCCAGTGATACTCTCCGACAATGTTTCTTGTGTTGTGCTCAATGGCGTGCAGGTGCACAAATTGAAGTCTTTGAACTCATAGAGCGTTGGATTTGGTGTGGATTGATTAGTGACTTTGGAAACATGGGGGAAGCCTTTGACGAGGGATATTCTCTCATTGCAAAATTACATGAAGCATGTTTGTTGGAATTAGTGGTTTACAGTCTTGTTGAAGATTATGTCAAATTACATGATGTGATTCATGATATGGCATTGTGGATTGTGTCCGAGTGtgggaagaaaaagaacaaatggaTTGTTGGTGGAAGTAACGATGATTTAAGACAATTTTCAAAGTTGGAAGCAGGCAACTGGCAGGAGACAGAACTaatatctttcaaaaaaaatttcaatgacAATGGtctcttgaaatttttaattgatcAAAATATCGACAAAAAGGGCCAAGTTTCTGTTGCAGCAACTTCTCCTAGATATCCTAATCTCCAGAGTTTATTAATAGAAAAATGTTATTGGTATGATCGAAGGTCCGAGGTGGGTATAAACTTTTTCCCTCATATGCCATCTCTCACACATTTGAACTTATCTGAGACATTTATCGCTGGTATTTCAAAAGAAATTCGAGTTCTAGTTAATCTTCAATACCTCAACATCAGCGGCACAAGCATTCGGTCACTTCCACCTGAACTAGAAGAGCTCAAGCAATTAAAATACTTCTTCTTCAGATTTTCACATTTTGAAAGTGAAGGTGAACTTGTTCCAATTAAAGTTGATGGGTTGTCTGCATTATCAAGGTTGCCCGAGTTGCAAGTGCTTGATCTTTATAAAAATACTTGTTTAGAAGCAGGTGACTTGAGGATATTGATGGATAGGAAGAGGATTAAAGCGATCGGTATGGATGTGGAATCAGTCGAGATTCTTCGACTTCTCAAAGATTTGCCGACTTGgcaaataaatttgaaaaacataCATGATATGCCTACCCTCCAGCTTTGTGACTTGAGT
Coding sequences within:
- the LOC120254787 gene encoding putative disease resistance protein At4g10780 → MTLVGNTIKLNLEKVRGYLVDDDVSMVGIWGMGGVGKTTLLNEINNSLLGGNTNPGFNYVISLVVSKEPQFEKLQNEISKRLGLPSYSGKSDIFEFLKKKNFLLLLDDIWKRVDLPEDLGIPLPLRQSRNSKNGGQSYKRKVIFTTRDDDVCARMNAHKKIKVECIDKEAWHLFKQFANEEIINSSVVIENLAKEVMEKCSGLPLALKVIGRATSNMKTPEEWRHMLRSLIKTDVRTVTGMEESLFHNLKVSYDNLASDTLRQCFLCCAQWRAGAQIEVFELIERWIWCGLISDFGNMGEAFDEGYSLIAKLHEACLLELVVYSLVEDYVKLHDVIHDMALWIVSECGKKKNKWIVGGSNDDLRQFSKLEAGNWQETELISFKKNFNDNGLLKFLIDQNIDKKGQVSVAATSPRYPNLQSLLIEKCYWYDRRSEVGINFFPHMPSLTHLNLSETFIAGISKEIRVLVNLQYLNISGTSIRSLPPELEELKQLKYFFFRFSHFESEGELVPIKVDGLSALSRLPELQVLDLYKNTCLEAGDLRILMDRKRIKAIGMDVESVEILRLLKDLPTWQINLKNIHDMPTLQLCDLSYKGDGEGLMTLYINDCGFENLLINDSAVSLKHLDLSFLAKLKQITRSAEAFRSGCFPKLTDVYIYKCTSLRSLSWVLHLPCLKKLHVGNCSAIEELIDPREMQQASSGLPTFPNLRSLSLWRMPNLVSFSTCLLDFPILDTLYLDRCPKLKKLPFKSSIVNNKFKDVTIDEDLWESLEWEDTTIRSHLDKSFTRRAWNGRTQQSDLTLTSSSTAQLSSHANLRPNH